The genomic window CGTATAACAACAGGAGGGAGTACATTGGCACAAAAACTAGAGTTAACGTGGATTGGCAAAGGCGAACAGCCAAAGCTCGAACCGCGTATTCTTCTTGAAGATCCGGAACTTTCTTATCACGCCAAGGAGCGAGTGACGGAAAATGATATTTTTGATAATCGGTTAATTTTTGGGGACAACTTGCTCGCGCTGAAAGCATTAGAGCAGGAATTTACGGGGAAAATTAAGTGTATTTACATTGATCCACCTTATAATACAGGGAATGCGTTTGAGCATTATGATGATGGGGTGGAGCATTCTATTTGGTTAACTTTAATGAAACACAGATTAGAGATATTAGCAAAGCTTCTTCATAATGATGGTTTGCTTGCAGTTCAGATTGATGATAATGAATTTGCGAGATTGTACCTTTTAATGAGCGAAATATTTGGAGAAAAAAATTTGAAAACAATTGTGGTTAAAATGAGTGAGGCAAGCGGTGTAAAAATGGGATCAGTAAAGAGTAGTGGTTCTATACCCAAGCTAAAGGAGTATATTATTCTTGCAAAGAAAAACGGAGTGAAAAATTTAAGTGTTGAATTAATTCCAAAGAGCGAATGGGATAACGAGTATAACTTATTTTTAGATAACTTCACTCGAGAAGATAGAGCAATTATTGATGAAATAAGTAACAAAGAAGAAAAAAGTAATGACGATATCAGAATAATAGATGAAATTTGCTCGAAGATACAGTTAATATCAGTTTCTGAAAAAATAAAATCTTTAGGGATAAAAAAGGATGAGCAAATGAAATGGAAATTTGACAATGCATGGAGAATTGTACGCACGGCTGCTTCAAAATCAGTATTTTTATTAACAGAAGAAAAGAAAAAATATGTAAATCAAACCATTTTTTCTGTTTTATCTGTTAGAGACAAAGTGTTATATTTGGTTAAAAGTGATTACCAATCCACTTCTAAACAACCGCGTGTACAGCTTTTATTTGCGGATAGTAATTTGATGATACACCCTGGTGATTTATGGACAGATATAAAAACAACTGGATTAGAAGCCGAAGGAGGAGTATCCTTTAAAAATGGAAAGAAACCAGAATCATTGATAAAAAGAATAATAGGGATGTCTACCAATGAAGGCGACTGGGTTTTGGATTCGTTTGCCGGTTCTGGTACGACTGGGGCA from Anoxybacillus gonensis includes these protein-coding regions:
- a CDS encoding site-specific DNA-methyltransferase encodes the protein MAQKLELTWIGKGEQPKLEPRILLEDPELSYHAKERVTENDIFDNRLIFGDNLLALKALEQEFTGKIKCIYIDPPYNTGNAFEHYDDGVEHSIWLTLMKHRLEILAKLLHNDGLLAVQIDDNEFARLYLLMSEIFGEKNLKTIVVKMSEASGVKMGSVKSSGSIPKLKEYIILAKKNGVKNLSVELIPKSEWDNEYNLFLDNFTREDRAIIDEISNKEEKSNDDIRIIDEICSKIQLISVSEKIKSLGIKKDEQMKWKFDNAWRIVRTAASKSVFLLTEEKKKYVNQTIFSVLSVRDKVLYLVKSDYQSTSKQPRVQLLFADSNLMIHPGDLWTDIKTTGLEAEGGVSFKNGKKPESLIKRIIGMSTNEGDWVLDSFAGSGTTGAVAHKMGRRWIMIELGEHCHTHIIPRMKRVIDGTDQGGISKAVNWQGGGGFRYYKLAPSLLKKDKFGNWIINPEYNAEMLAEAMCKHEGFTYNPDPHVFWKQGQSTENDFIFTTTQLVTHQMVAGIVEQMKENETLLICCKAYNVNVDEFPQITIKKLPQAILNKCEFGRDDYSLNVNNLPMKEREPEQLELF